A single genomic interval of Nocardioides palaemonis harbors:
- the ku gene encoding non-homologous end joining protein Ku, which yields MRAIWKGAVSFGLVSVPVKLYAATESHDVSFRQVHAKDGGRIKYQRVCSLDGEEVAYADIAKGYETEDGEMVILTDDDMAELPSTSSREIAVEKFVPREQIDPLLFEKSYYLEPEGQGAKPYALLRQALKDADRMAVVTVALRQRTTIAVLRVRETEAGEVIVLQTMMWPDEVRVPDFKVEVDDAKPQEVKMAQMLVETLAGDFDATEFEDDYAGAVEALVRSKIEGGEIKRTETSTKTSGEVVDLLAALQKSVAAAKSARGEADADSDSDSDDAKPAKKSAGKKASGKKAPAKKAAAKKTAAKKSAAKKTTTKKTAAKKAS from the coding sequence ATGCGAGCGATCTGGAAGGGCGCGGTGTCCTTCGGGCTGGTCAGCGTGCCGGTCAAGCTGTACGCCGCCACCGAGAGCCACGACGTGTCGTTCCGCCAGGTGCACGCCAAGGACGGCGGGCGGATCAAGTACCAGCGGGTGTGCTCGCTCGACGGCGAGGAGGTGGCCTACGCCGACATCGCCAAGGGCTACGAGACCGAGGACGGCGAGATGGTCATCCTCACCGACGACGACATGGCCGAGCTGCCGTCGACGTCGTCGCGCGAGATCGCGGTCGAGAAGTTCGTGCCGCGCGAGCAGATCGACCCGCTGCTGTTCGAGAAGTCCTACTACCTCGAGCCCGAGGGCCAGGGCGCGAAGCCGTACGCCCTGCTCCGCCAGGCGCTCAAGGACGCCGACCGGATGGCGGTCGTCACCGTCGCGCTGCGCCAGCGCACCACGATCGCGGTGCTGCGGGTGCGTGAGACCGAGGCGGGCGAGGTGATCGTGCTCCAGACGATGATGTGGCCCGACGAGGTGCGGGTGCCGGACTTCAAGGTCGAGGTCGACGACGCGAAGCCGCAGGAGGTCAAGATGGCGCAGATGCTCGTCGAGACCCTCGCCGGCGACTTCGACGCCACCGAGTTCGAGGACGACTACGCCGGCGCCGTCGAGGCGCTCGTGCGGTCGAAGATCGAGGGCGGCGAGATCAAGCGCACCGAGACCTCCACCAAGACCTCCGGCGAGGTGGTCGACCTGCTCGCCGCGCTGCAGAAGTCGGTCGCCGCGGCGAAGTCCGCCCGGGGTGAGGCCGACGCCGACTCCGACTCCGACTCCGACGACGCGAAGCCCGCGAAGAAGTCTGCGGGCAAGAAGGCGTCCGGGAAGAAGGCGCCGGCCAAGAAGGCCGCTGCCAAGAAGACCGCGGCCAAGAAGTCGGCCGCCAAGAAGACCACCACGAAGAAGACGGCAGCGAAGAAGGCCAGCTGA
- a CDS encoding response regulator transcription factor gives MVHDVLVVEDEEDIAVPLMRTLEREGYEVTRVSGGAEAVGRVVDDAPAVVILDLGLPDMDGLDVCRQMRAGGYGGGIIMVTARAGELDRVVGLDVGADDYLAKPFGLAELLARVRALLRRSSAATEDTTTVVTSSGLKIDAASRRVHLNDKEIALTAKEFDVLAVLASHHDKVVPRETLMNQVWDQNWYGSTKTLDVTIGRLRSKLEAADAGEKVVAIRGVGFRLETGS, from the coding sequence ATGGTGCACGACGTGCTGGTCGTTGAGGACGAAGAGGACATCGCCGTCCCCCTGATGCGCACCCTGGAACGTGAGGGTTACGAAGTGACCCGCGTCTCGGGTGGAGCGGAGGCGGTGGGCCGTGTCGTCGACGACGCCCCGGCCGTGGTGATCCTCGACCTGGGACTGCCCGACATGGACGGTCTCGACGTGTGCCGCCAGATGCGCGCCGGTGGTTATGGCGGCGGCATCATCATGGTCACCGCCCGTGCCGGCGAGCTCGACCGCGTGGTCGGACTCGACGTCGGCGCCGACGACTACCTCGCCAAGCCGTTCGGCCTCGCCGAGCTGCTCGCCCGCGTGCGTGCGCTGCTGCGCCGCTCGTCCGCGGCCACCGAGGACACCACCACCGTCGTCACCTCGTCGGGCCTCAAGATCGACGCCGCGTCGCGCCGGGTGCACCTCAACGACAAGGAGATCGCGCTCACCGCGAAGGAGTTCGACGTCCTCGCGGTGCTGGCCTCCCACCACGACAAGGTGGTGCCGCGCGAGACGCTGATGAACCAGGTGTGGGACCAGAACTGGTACGGCTCGACGAAGACGCTCGACGTCACCATCGGCCGGCTGCGCTCCAAGCTCGAGGCCGCCGACGCCGGGGAGAAGGTCGTCGCGATCCGCGGCGTCGGCTTCCGCCTGGAGACCGGCTCCTGA
- a CDS encoding CpaF family protein, with amino-acid sequence MAVDRATVDRPIADRSSHDALVRRLDDQVRERVRREGVDPQREADAVRRIAEDVVRDHDQLSLTGAVAPVADADAVVTDLLARVAGFGPLQPFLDDPEVEEVWINSPERVFIARRGRHELTNLRLDADQVSELVERMLKSSGRRIDISTPFVDAMLPEGHRLHVVLEGISRGFTAVNIRKFLLRAHRLGDLVALGSLTPQAARFLEASVRAGMNILVAGGTQAGKTTMLNCLAAAVPGGERVVSAEEVFELRFSHPDWVAMQTRQAGLEQTGEIVLRDLVKEALRMRPSRILVGEVRAAECLDLLLALNSGLPGMCTLHANSAREALVKMCTLPLLAGDNRQMGMCNLRWVRGS; translated from the coding sequence ATGGCCGTCGACCGCGCCACCGTCGACCGTCCGATCGCGGACCGGTCGAGCCACGACGCGCTCGTCCGGCGCCTCGACGACCAGGTCCGCGAGCGGGTGCGGCGCGAGGGCGTCGACCCGCAGCGCGAGGCCGACGCCGTACGTCGCATCGCCGAGGACGTCGTCCGCGACCACGACCAGCTCAGCCTGACGGGTGCGGTCGCCCCGGTCGCCGATGCCGACGCGGTCGTGACCGACTTGCTGGCCCGGGTGGCCGGCTTCGGCCCGCTCCAGCCGTTCCTCGACGACCCCGAGGTCGAGGAGGTCTGGATCAACTCCCCGGAGCGGGTCTTCATCGCGCGCCGCGGGCGCCACGAGCTGACCAACCTGCGCCTCGACGCCGACCAGGTCTCCGAGCTCGTCGAGCGGATGCTCAAGTCGAGCGGCCGCCGCATCGACATCAGCACGCCCTTCGTCGACGCGATGCTGCCCGAGGGGCACCGGCTCCACGTCGTGCTCGAGGGCATCAGCCGCGGCTTCACCGCGGTCAACATCCGCAAGTTCCTGCTGCGCGCCCACCGGCTCGGCGACCTCGTCGCCCTCGGCAGCCTGACCCCGCAGGCCGCGCGGTTCCTCGAGGCGTCGGTCCGCGCCGGGATGAACATCCTGGTCGCCGGCGGCACCCAGGCCGGCAAGACCACGATGCTCAACTGCCTCGCCGCCGCCGTCCCCGGCGGGGAGCGGGTGGTCAGCGCGGAGGAGGTGTTCGAGCTGCGCTTCAGCCACCCCGACTGGGTGGCCATGCAGACCCGGCAGGCCGGGCTCGAGCAGACCGGCGAGATCGTCCTGCGCGACCTGGTCAAGGAGGCGCTGCGGATGCGGCCCAGCCGGATCCTCGTCGGTGAGGTGCGCGCCGCCGAGTGCCTCGACCTGCTGCTGGCCCTCAACTCAGGGTTGCCGGGGATGTGCACCCTCCACGCCAACAGCGCCCGCGAGGCGCTGGTCAAGATGTGCACCCTGCCGCTGCTGGCGGGGGACAACAGACAAATGGGGATGTGTAACCTACGATGGGTGCGTGGCAGTTGA
- the ligD gene encoding non-homologous end-joining DNA ligase, producing MLASKADRVPTGAEWLHEVKWDGVRVLVDAHDGVVRMTSRNDNDVTPAWPDLSAPPLGTRDLLVDGEVIALNDRGVPDFRVLQHRMHVRNRQEVARLVTKVPATLMVFDLLRLDGEDLTARPLEERRALLEELPLAESRWQVPAAYDDGDMLFTATLQQGLEGVVSKRRGSRYRFDARSDDWRKLAHRHRGSFVVGGWRPQVGTENRLAALLVGEVTEDGLAYRGRVGSGIAGATSARLARLLEPYAASASPFVDEVPKEDARGTFWVEPRVVVDVDTHGLGYDRLRQPSFQGVRDDLTPEDLG from the coding sequence ATGCTCGCGTCCAAGGCCGACCGCGTGCCCACGGGCGCGGAGTGGCTCCACGAGGTCAAGTGGGACGGCGTACGGGTGCTCGTCGACGCCCACGACGGGGTGGTGCGGATGACCAGCCGCAACGACAACGACGTCACCCCCGCATGGCCCGACCTGAGCGCCCCGCCGCTGGGGACGCGCGACCTGCTGGTCGACGGCGAGGTGATCGCCCTCAACGACCGCGGCGTGCCGGACTTCCGGGTCCTCCAGCACCGGATGCACGTGCGCAACCGGCAGGAGGTCGCCCGGCTGGTCACGAAGGTCCCCGCAACGCTGATGGTCTTCGACCTGCTGCGCCTCGACGGCGAGGACCTCACCGCGCGACCGCTGGAGGAGCGGCGGGCGCTCCTCGAGGAGCTGCCTCTGGCCGAGTCGCGCTGGCAGGTCCCGGCGGCGTACGACGACGGCGACATGCTCTTCACCGCCACCCTGCAGCAGGGCCTCGAGGGGGTGGTCAGCAAGCGCCGCGGGTCGCGCTACCGCTTCGACGCGCGCAGCGACGACTGGCGCAAGCTCGCCCACCGCCACCGCGGCTCGTTCGTGGTCGGCGGCTGGCGGCCGCAGGTCGGGACGGAGAACCGGCTCGCCGCGCTGCTCGTCGGCGAGGTCACCGAGGATGGCCTGGCCTACCGCGGCCGGGTCGGCAGCGGCATCGCCGGAGCGACGAGCGCCCGGCTCGCCCGGCTGCTGGAGCCGTACGCCGCGAGCGCCTCGCCGTTCGTCGACGAGGTCCCGAAGGAGGACGCCCGCGGCACCTTCTGGGTCGAGCCGCGCGTCGTGGTGGACGTCGACACCCACGGCCTGGGCTACGACCGGCTCCGGCAGCCGTCCTTCCAGGGTGTGCGCGACGACCTGACCCCGGAGGACCTCGGATGA
- a CDS encoding alpha/beta fold hydrolase, which translates to MVDYLTLDDGRTLEHLEGGDPDGFPLVYHSGTPSAVVEDPHLFAAAASAGLRLVTCSRPGYGQSTPRGGPDHLVAPILADADDTAALLDHLGIGDFVTLGWSGGGPRALACAAAMPARCRAAALLAGVAPHGVDGLDWLAGMGEENVRDFEAVAAGREVYRPIAEQQAAELGAVTADDIVAAFGDLVDEVDAAALTGDFAEVVAASFRRAMEQGPVGMVEDNLQIVAPWGFDVGDLRVPVSVWQGEHDRMVLYAHGQWLAAAIPGARAHLFADEGHVSLVARIDEILADLKDLAGL; encoded by the coding sequence ATGGTCGACTACCTCACGCTCGACGACGGCCGGACGCTGGAGCACCTCGAGGGTGGCGACCCCGACGGCTTCCCGCTCGTCTACCACTCCGGCACGCCGAGCGCGGTCGTCGAGGACCCCCACCTCTTCGCCGCCGCGGCGTCCGCCGGCCTGCGCCTGGTGACGTGCTCGCGGCCCGGCTACGGCCAGTCCACCCCGCGCGGCGGCCCGGACCACCTCGTCGCGCCGATCCTCGCGGACGCCGACGACACCGCGGCGCTGCTCGACCACCTCGGCATCGGCGACTTCGTGACGCTGGGCTGGTCGGGCGGCGGGCCGCGAGCGCTGGCCTGCGCCGCCGCGATGCCCGCACGGTGCCGCGCGGCAGCGCTGCTCGCGGGCGTCGCGCCCCACGGCGTCGACGGCCTCGACTGGCTGGCCGGGATGGGCGAGGAGAACGTCCGCGACTTCGAGGCCGTCGCCGCCGGGCGCGAGGTCTACCGCCCGATCGCCGAGCAGCAGGCGGCCGAGCTCGGCGCCGTCACCGCCGACGACATCGTCGCCGCGTTCGGCGACCTGGTCGACGAGGTCGATGCCGCCGCGCTGACCGGCGACTTCGCCGAGGTCGTCGCGGCGTCGTTCCGCCGCGCGATGGAGCAGGGGCCGGTCGGCATGGTCGAGGACAACCTCCAGATCGTCGCGCCCTGGGGCTTCGACGTCGGCGACCTCCGCGTACCGGTGTCGGTCTGGCAGGGCGAGCACGACCGGATGGTGCTCTACGCCCACGGCCAGTGGCTGGCCGCCGCGATCCCCGGCGCCCGCGCCCACCTCTTCGCCGATGAGGGCCACGTGTCCCTCGTCGCGCGCATCGACGAGATCCTCGCCGACCTCAAGGACCTCGCCGGCCTCTGA
- the ligD gene encoding non-homologous end-joining DNA ligase, which yields MSEVHVDVEGRTLTISNLDKVLYPRTGTTKGEVLHYYAAVAPVLLPHLRDRAVTRIRWPHGVERSSFFEKNAPAGTPSWVRTVDVPTTGSRTGAGDGTLRFPICDDLATLTWLANLAALELHVHQWTVEEDGTPRHPDRLVIDLDPGEPAGLHECAQVALMVRDALGARDLTCTPVTSGSKGLHLYARMDGTLDSDGTTALAKEVAEELQKEHPELVTSVMTKAKRPGKVFLDWSQNSGSKTTVSPYSLRGRERPTVAAPLTWDEVEEGADDELALEQLSLQQVLERVGDLGDVFDA from the coding sequence ATGAGTGAGGTCCACGTCGACGTCGAGGGCCGGACCCTCACGATCAGCAACCTCGACAAGGTGCTCTACCCGCGCACCGGTACGACCAAGGGCGAGGTGCTGCACTACTACGCCGCCGTCGCCCCCGTCCTGCTGCCGCACCTGCGCGACCGGGCGGTGACCCGGATCCGCTGGCCGCACGGCGTGGAGCGCTCGAGCTTCTTCGAGAAGAACGCGCCCGCCGGCACCCCGTCGTGGGTCCGCACGGTCGACGTGCCGACCACCGGGTCGCGCACTGGCGCGGGCGACGGCACGCTCCGCTTCCCGATCTGCGACGACCTCGCCACCCTCACCTGGCTGGCCAACCTCGCCGCGCTGGAGCTGCACGTGCACCAGTGGACGGTCGAGGAGGACGGCACCCCCCGCCACCCCGACCGGTTGGTCATCGACCTCGACCCCGGCGAGCCGGCCGGGCTGCACGAGTGTGCGCAGGTGGCGCTGATGGTCCGCGACGCGCTGGGCGCGCGCGACCTCACCTGCACGCCCGTGACGAGCGGCAGCAAGGGTCTGCACCTCTACGCGCGGATGGACGGCACGCTCGACAGCGACGGCACGACCGCGCTCGCCAAGGAGGTGGCCGAGGAGCTGCAGAAGGAGCACCCCGAGCTGGTCACGAGCGTGATGACCAAGGCCAAGCGGCCCGGCAAGGTGTTCCTCGACTGGTCGCAGAACAGCGGCTCGAAGACCACCGTCTCGCCGTACTCCCTGCGCGGGCGCGAGCGGCCCACCGTCGCCGCGCCGCTGACCTGGGACGAGGTCGAGGAGGGGGCCGACGACGAGCTGGCCCTCGAGCAGCTCTCGCTCCAGCAGGTGCTCGAGCGGGTGGGCGACCTTGGCGACGTGTTCGACGCCTGA